CTGAAGACGATCAGGGCGATCGAGAACCCCATAATCACGGCTGATTCCTACTTTCTGACTTTCCCTGGCGTGCTGTGGAACCCCGGCGGGGGCCAGTGGCTGTTGATTCAGCCTCCTGGCCCCCGCAAGGGTACGACGGATCCGTCCTACCGCATACTCACTGGTCGCGGAAGCGGACGATCTTGACGAACTCGTCGGCGTCCAGGGCCGCGCCGCCGATCAGGGCGCCGTCGACATCGGGCTGCGCCATGATCGCGGCGATGTTGCCGGACTTGACCGAGCCGCCGTACTGGATGCGGACCTTGTCGGCCAGCTCCTGCGAGTACAGCTCCGCGAGGCGGGTGCGGATCGCCCCGCAGACCTCCTGCGCGTCCTCGGGGGTGGCGACCTCACCGGTGCCGATGGCCCAGACGGGCTCGTAGGCGATCACGATGGACTCGACCTGCTCGGCCGGGATGTCCTTGAGGCCGCCGTCGAGCTGCGCGAGCGTGTACGGGACCTGCTCGCCGGCCTTGCGGATGTCCAGACCCTCGCCGACGCAGAGGATCGGGGTGATCCCGTTCGCGTAGGCGGCCTTGACCTTGGCGTTGCAGAGCTCGTCGCTCTCGCCGTGGTACTGGC
This is a stretch of genomic DNA from Streptomyces sp. NBC_00536. It encodes these proteins:
- the tpiA gene encoding triose-phosphate isomerase, with protein sequence MTTRTPLMAGNWKMNLNHLEAIAHTQKLAFALADKDYDAVEVAVLPPFVDLRSVQTLVDGDKLKIKYGAQDISAHESGAYTGEISGAMLAKLKCTFVAVGHSERRQYHGESDELCNAKVKAAYANGITPILCVGEGLDIRKAGEQVPYTLAQLDGGLKDIPAEQVESIVIAYEPVWAIGTGEVATPEDAQEVCGAIRTRLAELYSQELADKVRIQYGGSVKSGNIAAIMAQPDVDGALIGGAALDADEFVKIVRFRDQ